Proteins encoded by one window of Actinocorallia herbida:
- a CDS encoding alpha/beta fold hydrolase, translated as MQLYARDVGQGTPLVLLHAFPLSSSMWLPQREALAGRFRIITPDLRGFGGSVLGAEEPSVETMADDVAALLKSKNIPRAVIGGLSMGGYVAMALCRRHPDRVRGLVLADTKATADADAARENRLRTADRIIAENSVAVLTEELLPKLIGPTTMRQRALVYGRIRGLVQSTPPKAAAWAQRAMAARPDSTETLRAVRAPALVIVGAEDGITTEADARHMADALPNGELHVIPRSGHLTSIEQPDLFNQSVADFVSAVAKSTA; from the coding sequence ATGCAGTTGTACGCACGGGACGTCGGCCAAGGCACTCCGCTCGTACTCCTGCACGCGTTCCCCCTTTCGTCCTCGATGTGGCTGCCGCAGCGCGAGGCGCTGGCCGGGCGTTTCCGCATCATCACCCCCGATCTGCGCGGGTTCGGCGGCTCGGTGCTGGGCGCGGAGGAACCCTCGGTGGAGACGATGGCCGACGACGTCGCGGCGCTGCTGAAGTCCAAGAACATCCCGCGTGCGGTGATCGGCGGGCTCTCCATGGGCGGCTATGTGGCGATGGCGCTGTGCCGCAGGCATCCCGACCGGGTGCGCGGCCTCGTCCTCGCCGACACCAAGGCCACCGCCGACGCCGACGCCGCGCGCGAGAACCGGCTGCGCACGGCCGACCGGATCATCGCCGAGAACAGCGTCGCCGTGCTCACCGAGGAACTGCTGCCCAAGCTCATCGGCCCGACGACGATGCGGCAGCGCGCCCTGGTCTACGGGCGGATCCGCGGCCTCGTCCAGTCGACCCCGCCGAAGGCCGCGGCCTGGGCGCAGCGCGCGATGGCGGCCCGGCCCGACAGCACCGAGACGCTCCGGGCGGTCCGCGCGCCCGCGCTGGTCATCGTCGGCGCCGAGGACGGCATCACCACCGAGGCCGACGCCCGGCACATGGCGGACGCGCTGCCCAACGGCGAGCTGCACGTCATCCCGCGGTCGGGCCACCTCACCTCGATCGAGCAGCCCGACCTGTTCAACCAGTCGGTCGCGGACTTCGTCAGCGCGGTCGCCAAGTCCACCGCCTGA
- a CDS encoding alpha/beta hydrolase — protein MSTEIRASTVLPAKREDITLHTGDGLELVGELALPEGRAPAATLVCLHPLPTHGGMMDSHVLRKASYRLPALAGLAVLRFNTRGTTSERGTSQGAFDGGEGERYDVAAALEFAEYHDLPNVWLVGWSFGTELALKWGLDPSVAGAILLSPPLHRATDADLDAWAADGRPLTALVPELDDYLRPPEASLRFARVPQAEVIGVPGAKHLWVGEPSVQVVLNEIVKRVAPDAWPLPVSF, from the coding sequence ATGAGCACGGAGATCAGGGCATCCACCGTCCTGCCCGCCAAGCGCGAGGACATCACGCTGCACACCGGCGACGGGCTCGAGCTCGTCGGCGAACTCGCGCTGCCCGAAGGCCGCGCCCCGGCGGCGACCCTCGTCTGCCTGCACCCGCTGCCGACCCACGGCGGGATGATGGACAGTCACGTGCTGCGCAAGGCGTCCTACCGGCTGCCCGCGCTCGCGGGGCTCGCGGTGCTGCGCTTCAACACCCGCGGCACCACCTCCGAGCGCGGTACCTCCCAGGGCGCGTTCGACGGCGGCGAGGGCGAGCGCTACGACGTCGCCGCCGCACTGGAGTTCGCCGAGTACCACGATCTGCCGAACGTGTGGCTGGTCGGCTGGTCGTTCGGCACCGAACTCGCCCTCAAGTGGGGGCTCGACCCGTCCGTGGCGGGCGCGATCCTGCTGTCCCCGCCGTTGCACCGCGCCACCGACGCGGACCTCGACGCGTGGGCCGCCGACGGCCGCCCGCTGACCGCGCTCGTCCCCGAGCTCGACGACTACCTGCGCCCACCCGAGGCGAGCCTGAGGTTCGCGCGGGTCCCGCAGGCCGAGGTCATCGGCGTGCCCGGCGCCAAGCACCTGTGGGTCGGGGAGCCGTCGGTGCAGGTGGTGCTGAACGAGATCGTCAAGCGCGTCGCCCCGGACGCCTGGCCGCTGCCCGTCTCCTTCTGA
- a CDS encoding NAD-dependent malic enzyme: protein MGAPSVSYSITVRLEVPAGGRAVSGITHHVEHAGGVVTALDVNTAATDMLGIDVTIATRDTAHAEAIVGVIEGIEGVKVHKVSDRTFLMHLGGKIEMKSKVPLRNREELSMAYTPGVARVSMAIARNKEDARRLTIKRNSVAVVTDGSAVLGLGNIGPEAAMPVMEGKAALFKRFAGIDAWPICLDTQDPDEIVRIVQCIAPGFGGINLEDISAPRCFEIEARLRELLDIPVFHDDQHGTAICVLAALTNALRVVRKDLSQVRIAMAGAGAAGTAILKLLLHAGARDVIVCDMHGAVHAGRADLDESLGWIAANTNAAGYDGDLKGAVKNADVFIGVSAPGILDGDDIAGMASDAIVFALANPEPEVSPDEAREHAAVVATGRSDYPNQINNVLAFPGVFRGLLDGGARVVNRDMLVAAARALAGVVTDAELGPNYIVPSVFHPDVTTAVAAAVREAAGGGTEPVEEPSA, encoded by the coding sequence GTGGGCGCGCCGAGCGTGTCATATTCGATCACGGTCCGGTTGGAGGTCCCCGCGGGCGGCAGGGCCGTCAGCGGGATCACCCACCACGTCGAGCACGCGGGCGGCGTCGTCACCGCCCTCGACGTCAACACCGCGGCCACCGACATGCTCGGCATCGACGTGACCATCGCCACCCGGGACACCGCGCACGCCGAGGCGATCGTCGGGGTCATCGAGGGCATCGAGGGCGTGAAGGTGCACAAGGTCTCCGACCGCACCTTCCTGATGCACCTCGGCGGCAAGATCGAGATGAAGTCCAAGGTGCCGCTGCGCAACCGCGAGGAACTCTCGATGGCCTACACGCCGGGCGTGGCGCGGGTCTCGATGGCGATCGCGCGCAACAAGGAGGACGCCCGCCGCCTGACGATCAAGCGCAACAGCGTCGCGGTCGTCACCGACGGCTCGGCCGTGCTGGGCCTGGGCAACATCGGCCCCGAGGCCGCCATGCCGGTCATGGAGGGCAAGGCGGCGCTGTTCAAGCGGTTCGCCGGGATCGACGCCTGGCCGATCTGCCTGGACACCCAGGACCCCGACGAGATCGTCCGGATCGTCCAGTGCATCGCGCCGGGCTTCGGCGGGATCAACCTCGAGGACATCTCCGCGCCCCGCTGCTTCGAGATCGAGGCCCGGCTGCGCGAGCTGCTGGACATCCCGGTCTTCCACGACGATCAGCACGGCACCGCGATCTGCGTGCTCGCCGCGCTGACCAACGCGCTGCGGGTGGTCCGCAAGGACCTGTCCCAGGTGCGGATCGCCATGGCGGGCGCGGGGGCCGCGGGCACCGCGATCCTCAAGCTGCTGCTGCACGCCGGCGCCCGGGACGTCATCGTCTGCGACATGCACGGAGCGGTCCACGCGGGCCGCGCCGACCTCGACGAGTCGCTCGGCTGGATCGCGGCGAACACCAACGCCGCGGGCTACGACGGCGACCTCAAGGGCGCGGTGAAGAACGCCGATGTGTTCATCGGCGTGTCGGCCCCCGGCATCCTCGACGGCGACGACATCGCGGGCATGGCCTCGGACGCGATCGTGTTCGCGCTGGCCAACCCCGAGCCTGAGGTCAGCCCCGACGAGGCGCGGGAGCACGCCGCGGTGGTCGCCACCGGCCGCAGCGACTACCCCAACCAGATCAACAACGTGCTGGCGTTCCCCGGGGTCTTCCGCGGCCTGCTGGACGGCGGGGCCCGGGTCGTCAACCGGGACATGCTGGTGGCCGCGGCGCGCGCCCTCGCCGGTGTGGTGACCGACGCCGAGCTCGGCCCGAACTACATCGTCCCGAGCGTGTTCCACCCGGACGTGACCACGGCGGTGGCCGCGGCCGTGCGCGAGGCGGCGGGCGGCGGCACCGAGCCCGTCGAGGAGCCTTCGGCCTGA
- the mce gene encoding methylmalonyl-CoA epimerase — translation MLSRIDHIGIACHDLDATVEFYQRTYGFTDAHFEVNEEQGVRECMLKINTTGDGAASYIQLITPIRDDSTVAKWLEKNGEGVHHIAFGTDGTDVQEEADGIAGKGVRVLYEQPRRGSMDSRITFLHPKDCHGVLTELVQKAE, via the coding sequence ATGCTGTCCCGCATCGACCACATCGGCATCGCCTGCCATGACCTCGACGCGACCGTCGAGTTCTACCAGCGCACCTACGGCTTCACCGACGCCCACTTCGAGGTGAACGAGGAGCAGGGCGTCCGGGAGTGCATGCTCAAGATCAACACCACGGGTGACGGGGCCGCCTCCTACATCCAGCTCATCACCCCGATCCGGGACGATTCGACCGTCGCCAAGTGGCTGGAGAAGAACGGCGAGGGCGTCCACCACATCGCGTTCGGCACCGACGGCACCGATGTGCAGGAAGAGGCCGACGGGATCGCGGGCAAGGGCGTGCGGGTCCTTTATGAGCAGCCGCGCCGGGGTTCGATGGACTCGCGCATCACGTTCCTGCACCCGAAGGACTGCCACGGCGTCCTCACCGAATTGGTACAGAAGGCCGAATGA
- a CDS encoding AI-2E family transporter, whose amino-acid sequence MRDSNADPSAGHDPGKLPSEVPAGGSEPPAQGAWGSTETLGTGKSIEPVEAAGPVDAERVPAQRGADPLTDIGQRRREAGVTEQLPFGMPGAPLNRFQPFVFGFFTVLGGILAWLLVQAVLDVRQVLILLTISLFLAVGLNPGVERLVQVGLSRGKAVAVVFLAVALFLTGIGWAVVPPVVTEISKFAEHVPEYIAQLQQNERIAEFDQRYNLLETLQQKLLESNFQASVADWALGVGRGALSAIFNTFTVLILTLYFLAALPQMKNFFYRFTPRTRRARVALLGDEILDQIGGYVSGAALISLIASVAAYIFLSIAGVPYAAVLALIVALTGLIPMVGATIGGAIVTLVGFLTGVPEGIACAIFFVLYQQVENYFIYPRIMERSVNVQPVVTVIAALVGGSLMGITGALLAIPVAAAISLIIREVVHPRQDAR is encoded by the coding sequence ATGCGGGACTCCAACGCGGATCCGTCGGCAGGGCACGACCCGGGGAAGCTCCCGAGCGAGGTGCCCGCGGGCGGGTCCGAGCCGCCCGCGCAGGGCGCCTGGGGGTCCACCGAGACCCTCGGGACGGGCAAGTCCATCGAGCCCGTCGAAGCCGCCGGGCCGGTCGACGCCGAGCGGGTGCCGGCGCAGCGCGGCGCCGACCCGCTGACGGACATCGGCCAGCGCCGCCGTGAGGCGGGGGTCACCGAGCAGCTCCCCTTCGGCATGCCGGGCGCTCCGCTCAACAGGTTCCAGCCGTTCGTGTTCGGCTTCTTCACCGTCCTCGGCGGCATCCTCGCCTGGCTGCTCGTGCAGGCCGTCCTGGACGTCAGGCAGGTGCTGATCCTGCTCACCATCTCGCTGTTCCTCGCCGTCGGGCTGAACCCCGGTGTGGAGCGGCTGGTGCAGGTCGGGCTGTCGCGCGGCAAGGCCGTCGCCGTGGTGTTCCTCGCGGTCGCGCTGTTCCTCACCGGCATCGGCTGGGCCGTCGTCCCGCCCGTCGTCACCGAGATCAGCAAGTTCGCCGAGCACGTGCCGGAGTACATCGCCCAGCTCCAGCAGAACGAGCGGATCGCCGAGTTCGACCAGCGCTACAACCTGCTGGAGACACTGCAGCAGAAGCTGCTGGAGTCCAACTTCCAGGCGAGCGTCGCCGACTGGGCGCTCGGCGTCGGCCGGGGCGCGCTGTCGGCCATCTTCAACACCTTCACGGTGCTGATCCTCACCCTGTACTTCCTGGCGGCGCTGCCGCAGATGAAGAACTTCTTCTACCGGTTCACCCCGCGCACCCGCCGCGCCAGGGTCGCGCTGCTCGGCGACGAGATCCTCGACCAGATCGGCGGATACGTCTCCGGCGCCGCGCTCATCTCGCTCATCGCCAGCGTGGCCGCCTACATCTTCCTCAGCATCGCCGGCGTGCCGTACGCGGCGGTGCTCGCCCTCATCGTGGCGCTGACGGGCCTGATCCCGATGGTCGGCGCGACGATCGGCGGGGCGATCGTCACCCTCGTCGGGTTCCTCACCGGCGTCCCCGAGGGCATCGCGTGCGCCATCTTCTTCGTGCTCTACCAGCAGGTGGAGAACTACTTCATCTACCCGCGCATCATGGAGCGCTCGGTCAACGTCCAGCCGGTCGTCACGGTCATCGCCGCGCTCGTCGGCGGCAGCCTGATGGGCATCACGGGCGCGCTGCTGGCGATCCCGGTGGCCGCGGCGATCTCGCTCATCATCCGTGAGGTGGTCCACCCCCGCCAGGACGCCCGCTGA
- a CDS encoding DUF3817 domain-containing protein — translation MIRVFRYVSLAEATSFLLLLLVAMPLKYLADLPIAVSIVGAAHGALFIAYVGLVALCFRPLRWSLGKAFLALVASVLPVAPLFVEKHWIKEPVAGIAKA, via the coding sequence GTGATCCGTGTCTTTCGTTACGTCTCCCTGGCCGAGGCGACCTCGTTCCTGCTCCTGCTCCTCGTCGCGATGCCGCTGAAGTACCTCGCGGACCTCCCGATCGCGGTCTCCATCGTCGGCGCCGCCCATGGCGCCCTGTTCATCGCCTATGTCGGGCTGGTCGCGCTGTGCTTCCGGCCGCTCCGCTGGAGCCTGGGCAAGGCCTTCCTCGCCCTCGTCGCCTCGGTCCTGCCCGTCGCGCCGCTCTTCGTCGAGAAGCACTGGATCAAGGAGCCCGTCGCCGGGATCGCCAAGGCCTGA
- a CDS encoding DivIVA domain-containing protein produces the protein MQSDIDAQLSNFFEDTPAKEFDVVLRGYDRHQVDEHIKQLDNEVRKSTEQSGALQRELSDAHRQLQEQERPTYSGLGARIEQLLRLAEEQATELVGAARSEANEIKAAAKVDAAELRATAENDASELRNNAQREGDDMRNTAEREADEVRTSARREADELTSTTEREVAKLRATADHEVAEKRASAEREIAKLRTTTEREVAQLRASTKRERDEILTTAKRQADEMRAQAQRILEESEAQRAQAEAEFEIQLAARREEADRQDAERHAAAQAATQKLVAEAEQRAASAEQRAAKATQQAEQTRREADSHAKQLMANARKNSDNVIAEAKSQAEQLLAETKAEAERIRTAAQRQVDELTRQRDSITSHLNQLRQLIGGVAPVMSAPEAVSAPEPAPAVSAPEPKAPAAKAGAKKPASAGDDDDWWQE, from the coding sequence ATGCAGTCCGACATCGACGCCCAGCTCAGCAACTTCTTCGAAGACACCCCCGCCAAGGAGTTCGACGTCGTCCTCCGCGGCTATGACCGCCACCAGGTGGACGAGCACATCAAGCAGCTCGACAACGAGGTGCGCAAGTCCACCGAGCAGTCGGGGGCGCTCCAGCGCGAGCTCTCCGACGCGCACCGCCAGTTGCAGGAGCAGGAGCGCCCGACCTACTCGGGGCTCGGCGCCCGCATCGAGCAGCTGCTGCGCCTTGCCGAAGAGCAGGCGACCGAGCTGGTCGGCGCCGCGCGCTCCGAGGCCAACGAGATCAAGGCCGCGGCCAAGGTCGACGCCGCGGAACTGCGTGCCACCGCTGAGAACGACGCCTCCGAGCTGCGCAACAACGCCCAGCGCGAGGGCGACGACATGCGCAACACCGCCGAGCGCGAGGCCGACGAGGTGCGCACGAGCGCCCGCCGTGAAGCCGACGAGCTGACCTCCACCACCGAGCGCGAGGTCGCCAAGCTGCGCGCCACCGCCGACCACGAGGTCGCCGAGAAGCGGGCCAGCGCCGAGCGCGAGATCGCCAAGCTGCGCACCACCACTGAGCGCGAAGTCGCCCAGCTGCGCGCCTCCACCAAGCGCGAGCGCGACGAGATCCTCACCACCGCCAAGCGGCAGGCCGATGAGATGCGCGCGCAGGCGCAGCGCATCCTTGAGGAGTCCGAGGCTCAGCGCGCGCAGGCCGAGGCCGAGTTCGAGATCCAGCTCGCGGCCCGCCGCGAGGAGGCCGACCGCCAGGACGCCGAGCGCCACGCCGCCGCCCAGGCCGCCACGCAGAAGCTGGTCGCCGAGGCCGAGCAGCGCGCCGCCTCCGCCGAGCAGCGCGCCGCCAAGGCCACGCAGCAGGCCGAGCAGACACGTCGCGAGGCCGACTCGCACGCCAAGCAGCTCATGGCCAACGCGCGCAAGAACTCCGACAACGTCATCGCCGAGGCCAAGTCGCAGGCCGAGCAGCTGCTCGCCGAGACCAAGGCCGAGGCCGAGCGCATCCGCACCGCGGCACAGCGCCAGGTGGACGAGCTCACGCGTCAGCGCGACTCCATCACCAGCCACCTGAACCAGCTGCGCCAGCTCATCGGTGGCGTCGCCCCGGTCATGTCGGCCCCCGAGGCCGTCTCCGCGCCGGAGCCCGCCCCCGCGGTCTCCGCGCCGGAGCCGAAGGCCCCGGCCGCGAAGGCCGGTGCCAAGAAGCCCGCGTCCGCCGGTGACGACGACGACTGGTGGCAGGAGTGA
- a CDS encoding co-chaperone YbbN, protein MQKRDFSLHGAVDLGARAAAAKRQQERAERPAGPGGQYLIEVNDATFGSEVVERSMRVPVMVAFVVDKEPSCDALMGDLEKLVAEGAGSWLLARVDIEVNQQLQGYLQQMRVQRLPFVGVVVQGQMMPFLNSVPPEAELRTALSELFAALKEQGLMGDAPAGGEEPAEEAEPVDPAHAAAEQALAGGDFEAAATAFREVLAADPRDEVAKRRLALTELTIRVQGYDSERVESDPLAAADVQLLQDDAEGAFARLVAVVRTTAGDDRDAARVHLLALFECLPSDDQRVAKARRALQAALF, encoded by the coding sequence ATGCAGAAGCGTGATTTCTCCCTGCACGGCGCCGTCGACCTGGGTGCCCGCGCGGCGGCGGCCAAGAGGCAGCAGGAGCGCGCCGAGCGGCCGGCCGGGCCGGGCGGCCAGTACCTGATCGAGGTGAACGACGCGACCTTCGGGTCCGAGGTCGTCGAGCGGTCCATGCGCGTACCCGTGATGGTGGCGTTCGTGGTCGACAAGGAGCCGTCGTGCGACGCGCTCATGGGCGATCTGGAGAAGCTGGTCGCCGAGGGCGCCGGCTCCTGGCTGCTCGCCCGGGTCGACATCGAGGTCAACCAGCAGCTCCAGGGCTACCTCCAGCAGATGCGGGTGCAGCGCCTGCCGTTCGTCGGCGTGGTGGTGCAGGGGCAGATGATGCCCTTCCTCAACAGCGTCCCGCCGGAGGCGGAGCTGCGCACCGCCCTCAGCGAGCTGTTCGCCGCGCTCAAGGAGCAGGGCCTGATGGGCGACGCGCCCGCCGGGGGCGAGGAGCCCGCCGAGGAGGCGGAGCCGGTCGACCCCGCGCACGCCGCCGCCGAGCAGGCCCTGGCCGGAGGCGACTTCGAGGCCGCCGCGACGGCGTTCCGCGAGGTGCTCGCCGCCGACCCGCGCGACGAGGTGGCCAAGCGCCGCCTCGCCCTCACCGAGCTGACCATCCGGGTCCAGGGCTACGACTCCGAGCGCGTGGAGTCCGACCCCCTGGCGGCGGCCGACGTCCAGCTCCTCCAGGACGACGCCGAGGGCGCCTTCGCCCGGCTCGTCGCGGTGGTCCGCACGACCGCGGGCGACGACCGCGACGCGGCGCGGGTGCACCTGCTCGCGCTGTTCGAATGCCTGCCGAGCGATGATCAGCGCGTAGCAAAGGCGAGGCGGGCTCTGCAAGCCGCGTTGTTCTGA
- a CDS encoding DUF4230 domain-containing protein, whose protein sequence is MNPTKSERADRSDKESGPRTSGRILKTGAVVVVLAVLYAVAQGLSLLPSWTDPFGLTTKDRSGPAVLKSIQDLSRYEAATGQFQVVVDLEKDAKFLPDSIRGERTLFVGVGSVDAYVDFSKIDQVKVSPDRTEVTIDLPAAALEEAALDNDKSYVFANERGLFDRFGDFFSSNPGDQQQVYQLAEDKIAEAAEASGLKQRADGNTKQMLENLMKALGFEKVTINGPQG, encoded by the coding sequence ATGAACCCCACGAAATCAGAGCGGGCAGACAGATCGGACAAGGAGTCCGGCCCGCGGACGTCCGGCCGGATACTCAAGACCGGCGCCGTCGTCGTGGTACTCGCCGTGCTGTACGCGGTGGCCCAGGGCCTCAGCCTGCTGCCGAGCTGGACCGACCCCTTCGGCCTCACGACCAAGGACCGCTCCGGCCCGGCCGTGCTCAAGTCGATCCAGGACCTGTCGCGGTACGAGGCGGCCACCGGCCAGTTCCAGGTCGTGGTCGACCTGGAGAAGGACGCGAAGTTCCTCCCGGACTCGATCCGGGGCGAACGGACCCTCTTCGTCGGCGTCGGCAGTGTGGACGCCTACGTCGACTTCTCCAAGATCGACCAGGTGAAGGTCAGCCCGGACCGCACCGAGGTCACCATCGACCTCCCCGCCGCGGCGCTGGAAGAGGCCGCGCTCGACAACGACAAGTCCTATGTCTTCGCCAACGAGCGGGGGCTCTTCGACCGCTTCGGCGACTTCTTCTCCAGTAACCCCGGCGACCAGCAGCAGGTCTACCAGCTCGCCGAGGACAAGATCGCGGAGGCGGCCGAGGCGTCCGGGCTCAAGCAGCGCGCCGACGGCAACACCAAGCAGATGCTGGAGAACCTGATGAAGGCGCTCGGCTTCGAGAAGGTCACCATCAACGGACCGCAGGGCTAG
- a CDS encoding acetyl-CoA C-acetyltransferase, which yields MTSVIVAGARTPIGRLQGSLKDFTATDLGGFAIKAALERSGVAASDVQYVIMGQVLQAGAGQIPSRQAAVKAGIPMTVPSITINKVCLSGLDAIALADQLIRAGEFDIVVAGGMESMTNAPHLLPKSRAGYKYGSIEVLDHMAFDGLTDVFDHIPMGESTERVNARLGLSRESQDEFSARSHQRAAAAIKNGLLADEIVPVEIPSRKGDPVVFAEDEGVRPDTTAESLGKLRPAFAKDGTITAGSSSQISDGGCAVVVMSKAKAEELGLTWLAEIVAHGNVAGPDNSLHSQPSRAIEHALGKAGLAVSDLDLVEINEAFAAVGLKSMDDLGITADIVNVNGGGIALGHPIGMSGARIVLTLAHELKRRGGGLGAAGLCGGGGQGDALLIKV from the coding sequence ATGACATCTGTGATCGTTGCCGGAGCCAGGACGCCCATCGGGCGTCTCCAGGGCTCGCTGAAGGACTTTACCGCCACCGACCTGGGCGGATTCGCGATCAAGGCCGCCCTGGAGCGGTCGGGTGTCGCGGCCTCCGACGTGCAGTACGTGATCATGGGCCAGGTGCTCCAGGCCGGGGCCGGCCAGATCCCGTCGCGGCAGGCCGCGGTCAAGGCGGGCATCCCGATGACCGTCCCGTCGATCACCATCAACAAGGTGTGCCTGTCCGGCCTCGACGCGATCGCGCTGGCCGACCAGCTCATCCGCGCGGGCGAGTTCGACATCGTGGTCGCGGGCGGCATGGAGTCGATGACCAACGCCCCGCACCTGCTGCCCAAGTCCCGCGCGGGCTACAAGTACGGCTCCATCGAGGTCCTCGACCACATGGCCTTCGACGGCCTCACCGACGTGTTCGACCACATCCCGATGGGCGAGTCGACCGAGCGCGTCAACGCCAGGCTGGGGCTCTCCCGGGAGTCGCAGGACGAGTTCTCCGCGCGCTCCCACCAGCGCGCCGCCGCCGCGATCAAGAACGGGCTGCTCGCCGACGAGATCGTCCCGGTGGAGATCCCCTCCCGCAAGGGCGACCCGGTCGTCTTCGCCGAGGACGAGGGCGTGCGGCCCGACACCACCGCGGAATCCCTCGGGAAGCTGCGCCCCGCCTTCGCCAAGGACGGCACGATCACCGCGGGCTCGTCCTCGCAGATCTCCGACGGCGGCTGCGCGGTCGTCGTCATGTCCAAGGCCAAGGCCGAGGAGCTGGGCCTGACCTGGCTCGCGGAGATCGTCGCGCACGGCAACGTCGCGGGCCCGGACAACTCCCTGCACTCCCAGCCGTCGCGGGCGATCGAGCACGCGCTCGGCAAGGCCGGTCTCGCCGTCTCCGACCTCGACCTCGTGGAGATCAACGAGGCGTTCGCCGCGGTCGGCCTGAAGTCGATGGACGACCTCGGGATCACCGCCGACATCGTCAACGTCAACGGCGGCGGCATCGCGCTCGGCCACCCGATCGGCATGTCCGGCGCCCGGATCGTGCTGACCCTCGCGCACGAGCTCAAGCGGCGCGGCGGCGGCCTCGGCGCGGCGGGCCTGTGCGGCGGCGGCGGTCAGGGCGACGCCCTGCTCATCAAGGTCTGA
- a CDS encoding ATP-binding cassette domain-containing protein, which produces MIVETSAIVAKGLGVRRGGRWVLRPVSFGLPEGAVGIAGPAGSGTSDLLATLATLRRPHTGRLEVLGHDSGTRGGLRLLRSRIGFLPAESPWAASSTVGDFVAYAAYYQRRPATSVAKVIDGLDLRDVATWPLSSLPPDLRVRAGLAAACVHEPDIAFLDQPFAGLSDTQAAELGPLIAAAAPTVVVTAAETGPLSPWCDSVLVLHHCRLTPADRAPAPSLSRSPSPVEPGAAARAAAQGGAPRRPLPGAVRGQAPLPIG; this is translated from the coding sequence GTGATCGTGGAGACATCCGCGATCGTGGCGAAGGGACTGGGCGTCCGCCGTGGGGGACGGTGGGTGCTGCGGCCTGTCTCCTTCGGCCTGCCGGAAGGCGCGGTCGGGATCGCCGGCCCCGCCGGCTCCGGCACGTCGGACCTGCTCGCCACGCTCGCGACACTGCGCCGGCCGCACACCGGCCGCCTTGAGGTGCTGGGCCACGACTCCGGCACCCGGGGCGGCCTGCGGCTTCTGCGCTCCCGAATCGGGTTCCTGCCCGCCGAGTCCCCCTGGGCCGCCAGTTCCACGGTCGGCGATTTCGTCGCCTACGCGGCCTACTACCAGCGCCGGCCCGCGACGTCCGTCGCGAAGGTCATCGACGGCCTCGACCTGCGGGACGTGGCCACCTGGCCGCTCAGCTCCCTGCCTCCCGACCTCCGGGTGCGCGCCGGGCTCGCCGCGGCGTGCGTGCACGAGCCCGACATCGCCTTCCTCGACCAGCCCTTCGCGGGCCTCTCCGACACTCAGGCCGCCGAACTCGGCCCCCTGATCGCCGCGGCCGCGCCGACCGTGGTCGTCACCGCCGCCGAGACCGGCCCGCTCAGCCCCTGGTGCGACAGCGTCCTCGTGCTGCACCACTGCCGCCTCACCCCCGCGGACCGCGCCCCGGCCCCCTCGCTCTCCCGTTCCCCCTCTCCCGTGGAACCGGGGGCGGCGGCGAGGGCCGCGGCACAGGGCGGCGCTCCGCGCCGGCCCCTTCCCGGCGCCGTCCGCGGCCAGGCCCCTTTGCCCATCGGCTGA